One part of the Chryseobacterium mulctrae genome encodes these proteins:
- a CDS encoding TonB-dependent receptor plug domain-containing protein, whose amino-acid sequence MNKKFGTVFFLATFCALDAQVKTSEIDSVEIQGKFIATTYKNANQNISVITRDEILNSPAASIDEILQQIPGMDIRRRGANGVQSDVGFRGSNFEQVLILINGIRMNDSQTGHNSLNVPVDLDNVERIEVIKGPSARRFGQNAYAGAINIITKTHVGKNVKISANAGDYETYGFGFNANLGNEKFSNSLQANSNSSQGYRHNTDFEIRNVFYQNQLKIKNGDIRLQAGFSEKKFGANGFYSSPQATEQYEELQASILSIAHQQTFGKLKLNSNVYWRRGQDMYLFNREKPEIYRNMHIGNNVGGEVNSSYQSSLGTTGLGVELRKEFLASNNLGDRERFVTQVFFEHHFSFFDKKLNISPGASWANYSTNGNFFYPGLDVGYTFYQNNKVFGSISKVHRVPTFTDLFYISKTEQGNPNLLPENAVYAEIGYQYQNKGILAKFSGFYRDSNNSIDWIKNSLQDPVWYSRNIGNKEIKGIEVEIDHKVFDWMKYTLGYTYIDNKLKDLNDLNSRYALDNLKHQFVAKLQTKFLKYFTNELVYRYNDRMNLGSYHLLDEKLSFNKKDFSVYALINNVTDSEYTETFGVPMPQRWFHIGFSYNINIK is encoded by the coding sequence ATGAACAAGAAGTTCGGAACTGTATTTTTTCTTGCTACGTTTTGTGCACTCGATGCACAGGTAAAAACTTCGGAAATCGATTCTGTTGAAATTCAGGGGAAATTTATTGCAACTACCTATAAAAATGCCAATCAGAATATTTCTGTAATTACAAGGGACGAAATTCTAAATTCTCCGGCTGCAAGTATTGATGAAATTCTTCAGCAGATTCCCGGAATGGACATCAGAAGGAGAGGAGCAAATGGAGTGCAGAGTGATGTTGGTTTCCGTGGAAGTAATTTTGAACAGGTTTTAATTCTAATCAATGGAATCAGGATGAATGACTCACAAACGGGTCACAATTCTTTAAACGTTCCTGTTGATTTGGATAATGTTGAAAGAATAGAAGTTATAAAAGGACCATCAGCAAGAAGATTCGGGCAAAATGCTTACGCAGGAGCCATCAATATTATTACCAAAACTCACGTTGGGAAAAATGTAAAAATCAGCGCCAATGCAGGTGATTATGAAACGTATGGTTTCGGATTTAATGCAAATCTTGGGAACGAAAAATTTTCAAATTCTTTACAGGCTAATTCAAATTCTTCGCAAGGTTACAGACATAATACCGATTTTGAAATCAGAAATGTATTCTATCAAAATCAATTAAAAATAAAAAATGGTGACATCAGATTACAGGCTGGTTTTTCTGAAAAGAAATTCGGAGCCAACGGATTTTATTCTTCGCCACAAGCAACTGAGCAATATGAAGAACTGCAGGCTTCCATTTTAAGTATTGCCCATCAGCAAACTTTCGGAAAACTGAAACTTAATTCTAATGTTTACTGGAGAAGAGGACAGGATATGTATCTGTTTAACAGAGAAAAACCTGAAATCTACAGAAACATGCACATCGGAAATAATGTGGGCGGAGAAGTGAATTCAAGCTACCAATCAAGTTTGGGAACTACAGGTTTGGGTGTAGAATTAAGAAAAGAATTCTTGGCAAGTAATAATCTGGGCGACAGAGAACGTTTCGTAACACAGGTTTTCTTTGAGCATCATTTTTCTTTTTTTGATAAGAAATTAAATATCAGTCCGGGAGCTTCCTGGGCAAATTATTCTACTAACGGTAATTTCTTTTACCCTGGTTTAGACGTTGGTTACACATTCTATCAGAATAATAAAGTTTTTGGAAGTATTTCAAAAGTTCACAGAGTTCCTACTTTTACAGACTTGTTTTATATAAGCAAAACAGAACAGGGAAATCCTAATCTTTTACCTGAAAATGCTGTTTATGCAGAAATTGGATATCAATATCAAAACAAAGGCATTTTAGCAAAATTCAGCGGTTTCTACAGAGATTCTAATAATTCTATTGATTGGATCAAAAATTCTCTGCAAGACCCGGTTTGGTACTCAAGAAATATCGGAAACAAAGAAATAAAAGGGATTGAAGTAGAAATCGATCATAAAGTTTTTGATTGGATGAAATATACTTTGGGTTACACCTATATCGATAATAAGCTGAAAGATTTAAACGACCTAAACTCACGTTATGCATTAGATAATCTGAAACATCAGTTTGTAGCAAAGCTTCAGACAAAGTTTCTGAAATACTTCACCAACGAATTGGTTTACAGATATAACGACAGGATGAATTTAGGCAGTTATCATTTGCTGGATGAAAAGCTAAGCTTTAATAAA
- the uvrA gene encoding excinuclease ABC subunit UvrA, which yields MASTTEINIKKQVFVKNAHLNNLKHIDVLIPKNKLIVITGVSGSGKSSLAFDTIYAEGQRRYVESLSSYARQFLGKLEKPKVDDIKGLAPSIAIQQKVISSNPRSTVGTSTEIYDYMKLLFARIGKTFSPVSGEEVKKDSVTDVIDFIKNSENNVPFLLTAPLNFDVESFTDTLNVLKLAGFTRLEVNGNLAGIEDLESFGFTPEKGMEINLVIDRFSYEEDESFLQRLADSIQMAFYEGHGYCSLKNTETGTVKNFSNKFELDGIEFLEPNVHFFSFNNPFGACPTCEGYGKVIGIDEDLVIPNKALSIFEDAVASWKGETMSEWKKDFIKKAKDFPIHKPYHQLTKEQKNYLWKGDGKSTFPSLNNFFKMLEENLYKIQYRVMLSRYRGKTLCPTCEGLRLREETSWVKIDGNNIQSMIELPLDELLPLIQSLNLSEHDKEVAKRLLYEITTRLEFLLKVGLGYLTINRTSNTLSGGESQRINLATSLGSSLVGSIYILDEPSIGLHSRDTENLIEVLKNLRDIGNTVIVVEHDEDVMKAADYIIDIGPEAGYLGGELVFAGDYKELKDADTLTSKYLTGRLEIKVPEKRRKAKEFIHIKGARSNNLKNIDVDIPLESLVVISGVSGSGKSTLMKEILTNDIQIQLGMGGKKGDYDSVEFPKKLIKHIELIDQNPIGKSSRSNPVTYLKAYDDIRDLFSKQKSAKMMGYKPKHFSFNVDGGRCDECKGEGVISVSMQFMADIELECEACKGTRFKNEVLEVKFDEKNISDILHMTVDEALEFFRENKEDKIVTKLTPLQDVGLGYLQLGQSSSTLSGGEAQRVKLASFLVKGVTTDKTLFVFDEPSTGLHFHDIQKLLKSLQALIDLGHSVIVIEHQPDIMKCADHIIDIGPEAGKYGGEVVFAGTPEDLAKNKKSHTAKYIAEKL from the coding sequence ATGGCTTCAACAACAGAAATAAATATTAAAAAACAGGTTTTCGTTAAAAATGCACATCTTAACAACCTGAAACACATTGATGTTTTAATCCCGAAAAATAAACTGATTGTCATTACTGGGGTTTCCGGAAGCGGAAAATCTTCATTGGCTTTTGATACAATTTATGCTGAAGGACAGAGGCGATATGTAGAAAGCCTGAGTTCTTATGCACGTCAGTTTTTAGGTAAATTAGAAAAACCAAAAGTTGATGACATCAAAGGTTTGGCTCCTTCAATTGCTATTCAGCAGAAAGTAATTTCTTCAAATCCAAGATCTACTGTGGGAACTTCTACAGAAATTTATGATTATATGAAGCTTCTTTTTGCGAGAATCGGTAAAACTTTTTCTCCGGTTTCAGGTGAAGAAGTGAAAAAAGATTCGGTAACCGATGTGATAGATTTTATTAAGAATTCAGAAAATAATGTTCCGTTTTTACTGACAGCGCCGTTAAATTTTGATGTTGAAAGCTTTACAGATACTTTAAATGTTTTAAAACTGGCCGGTTTCACAAGGTTAGAAGTCAACGGAAATCTTGCCGGAATTGAAGATCTGGAAAGTTTTGGTTTCACTCCCGAAAAAGGTATGGAAATCAATTTAGTGATCGACCGTTTTTCATATGAAGAAGATGAAAGTTTCCTTCAGCGATTGGCAGATTCTATTCAGATGGCTTTTTATGAAGGTCACGGCTATTGTTCTTTAAAAAATACAGAAACCGGAACTGTAAAAAACTTTTCAAATAAATTTGAGCTCGACGGAATAGAATTTCTTGAGCCTAATGTTCATTTTTTTAGTTTTAATAATCCTTTTGGAGCTTGCCCAACTTGTGAAGGTTATGGAAAAGTAATCGGAATTGATGAAGATCTTGTTATTCCAAACAAAGCTTTATCGATTTTTGAAGATGCTGTTGCTTCCTGGAAAGGGGAAACAATGAGCGAATGGAAAAAAGATTTTATTAAAAAAGCGAAAGACTTCCCTATTCATAAGCCTTATCATCAATTAACTAAAGAGCAGAAAAATTATCTTTGGAAAGGTGATGGTAAAAGCACTTTCCCTTCTTTGAATAATTTCTTCAAAATGCTTGAAGAAAATTTATATAAAATCCAGTATCGTGTTATGTTATCGCGTTACCGTGGTAAAACGCTTTGTCCGACTTGTGAAGGTTTACGTTTGCGTGAAGAAACAAGCTGGGTGAAAATCGATGGAAACAATATTCAGTCGATGATTGAGCTTCCTTTGGATGAACTTTTACCATTGATCCAATCTTTAAATCTTTCAGAACATGATAAGGAAGTTGCTAAAAGATTATTGTACGAAATCACAACCCGTTTAGAATTTTTACTGAAAGTTGGTTTAGGTTATTTAACAATCAACAGAACTTCAAATACGCTTTCTGGTGGTGAAAGTCAGAGAATTAACCTTGCTACAAGTTTGGGAAGTTCTTTGGTTGGATCTATTTATATTTTAGATGAACCTTCGATTGGTTTACATTCCAGAGACACCGAAAATTTAATTGAAGTTTTAAAAAATCTTCGTGATATTGGAAATACGGTAATCGTTGTGGAGCATGATGAAGATGTGATGAAAGCGGCAGATTATATTATTGATATTGGCCCTGAAGCTGGATATTTAGGTGGTGAGTTGGTTTTTGCAGGCGATTATAAGGAATTGAAAGATGCCGATACACTGACTTCAAAATATCTTACAGGAAGACTTGAAATAAAAGTTCCTGAAAAGCGAAGAAAAGCAAAAGAATTTATTCATATTAAAGGAGCAAGATCCAATAATCTGAAAAACATTGATGTAGATATTCCTTTGGAAAGTTTAGTAGTTATTTCGGGAGTTTCGGGAAGTGGAAAGTCTACTTTGATGAAAGAAATTCTGACGAACGACATTCAGATTCAATTGGGAATGGGCGGAAAAAAAGGCGATTACGATTCTGTAGAATTTCCAAAAAAACTGATTAAGCATATTGAATTGATTGATCAAAACCCTATCGGAAAATCATCGCGTTCAAATCCTGTAACCTATCTGAAAGCGTATGATGATATTCGTGATCTGTTTTCTAAGCAGAAAAGTGCTAAAATGATGGGGTACAAGCCAAAACATTTTTCATTCAACGTTGATGGCGGAAGATGTGATGAATGTAAAGGTGAAGGCGTAATCAGTGTTTCGATGCAGTTTATGGCAGATATCGAGCTTGAATGTGAAGCATGTAAAGGAACCCGTTTTAAAAATGAAGTTCTGGAAGTAAAATTTGACGAAAAAAACATTTCGGATATTCTTCACATGACGGTGGATGAAGCATTAGAATTTTTCAGAGAAAATAAAGAAGATAAAATCGTTACAAAACTGACTCCGCTTCAGGATGTTGGTTTGGGATATTTACAGCTCGGACAGAGCTCTTCTACCCTTTCAGGTGGTGAAGCGCAACGTGTGAAATTGGCTTCGTTTCTAGTAAAAGGCGTTACAACCGATAAAACGTTATTTGTTTTTGATGAACCTTCTACCGGATTACATTTCCATGATATTCAAAAATTATTAAAATCTTTACAGGCTTTGATTGATCTCGGCCATTCTGTGATTGTTATTGAGCATCAACCGGATATTATGAAATGCGCTGATCATATCATCGATATTGGTCCTGAAGCCGGAAAATACGGTGGAGAAGTTGTTTTTGCAGGAACTCCGGAAGATCTGGCAAAGAATAAGAAATCGCATACGGCGAAGTATATTGCTGAGAAATTGTAA
- a CDS encoding endonuclease V, whose amino-acid sequence MIYAFDTFYYEDFAKTVCIAFENLSSEMESFIYSENTEISSDYESGAFYKRELPCILSLLTKIDLKEGDLIIVDGYVTLDNSGKIGLGGYLYESLNKKYPVIGIAKNGFASEDDLRKTVFRGESKTPLFLTAIGFDVEEAKTNVENMHGLYRMPTLLKKLDQLTREKDELNVRN is encoded by the coding sequence ATGATTTACGCATTCGATACTTTTTATTACGAAGACTTTGCAAAAACAGTCTGCATTGCCTTTGAAAACTTGAGTTCTGAAATGGAAAGCTTTATCTATTCAGAAAATACAGAAATCAGTTCTGATTATGAAAGTGGAGCTTTTTACAAAAGAGAATTGCCCTGTATTTTGAGTTTGCTAACAAAAATCGATTTAAAAGAAGGCGATCTTATTATTGTTGACGGTTATGTCACATTAGATAATTCAGGAAAAATAGGATTAGGTGGTTATCTTTACGAATCTTTAAACAAGAAATATCCTGTAATCGGTATTGCTAAAAATGGATTTGCAAGTGAAGACGATCTGAGAAAAACGGTTTTTCGAGGTGAAAGTAAAACACCTTTATTCCTTACTGCGATTGGATTCGATGTTGAAGAAGCTAAAACCAATGTAGAAAATATGCACGGCCTATATAGAATGCCGACATTATTGAAAAAGCTTGACCAACTAACAAGAGAGAAAGATGAACTAAATGTGAGAAACTGA
- a CDS encoding VOC family protein, producing MNQKIKSIRPFIGSKDFAESRAFYRDLGFEEVEIDPKFSVFKKGDFAFYLQDYYAKEWIENTMIFLEIENVDLYWEELVSLNLKEKYNTIRLVPTKTEVWGKECFLLDPAGVLWHFGEFFIS from the coding sequence ATGAATCAAAAAATAAAATCGATAAGACCTTTTATCGGTTCAAAAGACTTTGCCGAAAGCAGAGCATTTTACAGGGATTTAGGGTTTGAAGAAGTTGAGATCGATCCCAAATTTTCAGTGTTTAAAAAAGGGGATTTTGCCTTTTATTTGCAAGATTATTATGCCAAAGAATGGATTGAAAACACCATGATTTTCCTTGAAATAGAAAATGTAGATCTCTATTGGGAAGAGCTTGTGTCTTTAAATTTAAAAGAAAAATATAATACAATCCGATTAGTTCCCACAAAGACTGAAGTTTGGGGAAAAGAGTGTTTTCTTCTTGATCCGGCAGGAGTTTTGTGGCATTTCGGAGAATTTTTTATTTCTTAA
- a CDS encoding GNAT family N-acetyltransferase, with the protein MIIREARVEDIPQIQVVRNSVKENTLSNPDLVTDKDCEEFIKERGKGWVCEIDGKITGFSIVDLKDNNIWALFVDPDFEKKGIGKKLHDIMLDWYFAKTKDNVWLGTSPNTRAELFYRKSGWNEIGIHGKNEIKFEMTFENWTNNKTI; encoded by the coding sequence ATGATTATTCGTGAAGCTAGAGTAGAAGATATACCTCAAATTCAGGTGGTAAGAAATTCTGTTAAGGAAAATACTTTGTCAAATCCTGATCTTGTGACTGATAAAGACTGTGAAGAGTTTATTAAAGAAAGAGGAAAAGGCTGGGTTTGCGAAATCGACGGAAAAATTACAGGTTTTTCGATTGTAGATTTAAAAGATAATAATATTTGGGCACTGTTTGTTGATCCCGATTTTGAAAAGAAAGGAATTGGCAAGAAACTGCACGATATTATGCTGGATTGGTACTTTGCTAAAACAAAAGATAACGTCTGGCTTGGAACTTCTCCAAATACACGAGCAGAACTTTTTTACCGAAAATCTGGCTGGAACGAAATAGGAATTCACGGTAAAAATGAAATTAAGTTTGAAATGACTTTTGAGAACTGGACAAACAACAAAACAATATGA
- a CDS encoding M28 family metallopeptidase produces MKKLLLPIFSAILLTSCGSSAISTQNQNSDQHLNSNNLKSEKAFNKAYQRIKLKDLKKNLYVIASDEMEGRDTGSPGQKKAGEYIINFYKDLGISFPKNLTFYYQKVPSSYMNKRGGGNLPDSENILAFIEGSEKPEEIIVISAHYDHVGTKNGVVYNGADDDGSGTVAVMQIAKAFQSAKKAGNGPKRSILFLHVTGEEHGLFGSSYYSDNPVFPLENTVADLNIDMIGRDDIANRGKNYVYVIGSEMLSSELKIINEAANKKTNNLELNYKYDDPKDPDRLYYRSDHYNFAKHGIPVAFFFDGIHEDYHKPTDDVEKIDFPLLQKRTQLVFTTAWELANREARIVVDKK; encoded by the coding sequence ATGAAGAAATTACTTCTCCCTATATTTTCAGCAATACTTCTTACAAGCTGTGGAAGTTCAGCAATTTCAACACAAAATCAGAATTCAGATCAACATTTAAATTCAAATAATTTAAAAAGTGAAAAAGCTTTTAATAAAGCGTATCAAAGAATTAAACTAAAAGATTTAAAGAAAAATCTATACGTCATTGCATCTGATGAAATGGAAGGAAGAGATACGGGAAGTCCCGGTCAGAAAAAAGCAGGCGAGTACATCATCAATTTTTATAAAGATTTAGGAATTTCGTTTCCCAAAAATTTAACTTTCTATTATCAAAAAGTTCCGTCTTCTTATATGAATAAAAGAGGTGGTGGAAATTTACCGGATTCCGAAAATATTTTGGCTTTTATTGAAGGGAGCGAAAAACCTGAAGAAATTATTGTGATTTCGGCACATTACGATCACGTAGGAACAAAAAACGGAGTGGTTTATAACGGAGCCGATGATGATGGAAGCGGAACGGTTGCGGTAATGCAGATTGCCAAAGCTTTTCAAAGTGCTAAAAAAGCGGGAAATGGTCCCAAAAGATCAATCTTATTTCTACATGTAACTGGAGAAGAACATGGACTTTTCGGATCGTCTTATTATTCGGATAATCCTGTTTTTCCTTTAGAAAACACAGTGGCAGATTTAAATATTGACATGATCGGAAGAGATGATATTGCAAACAGAGGAAAAAATTATGTGTATGTGATTGGTTCTGAAATGTTGAGTTCAGAACTGAAAATTATTAATGAAGCAGCCAACAAAAAGACCAACAATCTGGAACTGAACTATAAATATGATGACCCGAAAGATCCAGACAGATTGTATTACCGTTCTGATCATTATAATTTTGCGAAGCACGGTATTCCTGTAGCATTTTTCTTTGATGGAATTCATGAAGATTATCACAAACCAACAGATGATGTTGAGAAAATTGATTTTCCTTTGCTGCAAAAAAGAACACAACTGGTTTTTACGACAGCTTGGGAACTGGCCAATCGTGAAGCAAGAATTGTGGTAGATAAGAAATAA
- a CDS encoding aminotransferase class I/II-fold pyridoxal phosphate-dependent enzyme produces the protein MEKNYGFNDYKFFTDMSELSSRHKSYDLSLGLPDFEIDPRLRYFLKESADMISHSYESLSGNSLLIENIIRFNFNRKNSLQLKYEEVNIVPCSTFGLYTSLKSILNNGDEVIVIQPSYYTYAPSIVMNGGVPVYYNLEKDFKIDWEKLKQCISVKTKAIIVNSPQNPTGKTWNKEDWDQLYELIKHQEIYLISEEVYDIYHYDNAEHYSSFLHPELRKKTFCIFSFGKMFHATGWKVSYILASESLLENFRNHQQYISYSSNSPCQYAIAKYLDVFDPAENQKIMENKRNIFNELIQSTPLIVEEISQGGFFQIINFRNITKTMTDVEFSKWLTVEKKVSCLPLSAFYNSKTDSDYIRFSFAKKDEVIIQALEHLKKVL, from the coding sequence ATGGAAAAAAATTACGGATTTAATGATTATAAATTTTTTACAGACATGTCGGAGCTTTCTTCCAGGCATAAAAGTTATGATTTATCATTAGGCCTTCCCGATTTTGAAATTGATCCTCGCCTTAGGTATTTTCTTAAAGAATCTGCCGATATGATCAGTCACAGCTACGAATCTCTTTCAGGAAATTCTTTATTGATCGAGAATATTATTCGTTTTAATTTTAACAGAAAAAACAGCTTACAATTAAAATACGAAGAAGTTAATATTGTACCGTGTTCTACATTTGGACTGTACACTTCCTTAAAGTCAATTTTAAATAACGGCGATGAAGTGATTGTCATTCAACCTTCTTATTATACATATGCTCCTTCAATTGTTATGAATGGCGGTGTTCCTGTGTACTACAATTTGGAAAAAGATTTTAAAATTGACTGGGAAAAGTTAAAGCAATGTATTTCTGTAAAAACAAAAGCTATTATTGTCAATTCACCCCAAAATCCGACCGGAAAAACGTGGAATAAAGAAGATTGGGATCAACTATACGAGCTTATAAAACATCAGGAAATTTATCTTATTTCTGAAGAAGTTTATGATATTTACCATTATGATAATGCAGAACATTACAGTTCATTTTTGCATCCTGAATTAAGAAAAAAAACATTCTGTATTTTTTCTTTTGGTAAAATGTTCCACGCAACAGGCTGGAAAGTAAGTTATATTTTAGCTTCAGAAAGTTTGCTTGAAAATTTCAGAAATCATCAGCAATACATTTCGTATAGCTCCAATTCGCCTTGTCAATACGCAATTGCAAAATATCTTGACGTTTTTGATCCTGCAGAAAATCAGAAAATCATGGAGAATAAGCGTAATATTTTTAATGAATTAATACAATCTACCCCTTTGATTGTTGAAGAGATATCCCAAGGTGGTTTTTTTCAGATCATAAATTTCAGAAATATTACGAAAACCATGACCGATGTAGAGTTTTCGAAATGGCTGACTGTAGAAAAAAAAGTTTCTTGTTTGCCGCTTTCTGCATTTTATAATTCTAAAACAGATTCAGATTACATCAGATTCAGTTTTGCTAAAAAAGATGAAGTGATTATTCAGGCTTTGGAGCATTTGAAGAAAGTATTATAA
- a CDS encoding sodium-translocating pyrophosphatase, giving the protein MDLFVLVPIFGVIALIYTFIQSNWVSKQNAGNEKMKVISGHIADGAMAFLKAEYKIMMYFVIIVAILLAVMGMTNSNSHWTIGIAFVIGAILSALAGFIGMKIATKANVRTAEAARTSLSKALKVSFTGGSVMGMGVAGLAVLGLGALYLIIKQIFAPDAAVNSHEMERTIEILTGFSLGAESIALFARVGGGIYTKAADVGADLVGKVEAGIPEDDPRNPATIADNVGDNVGDVAGMGADLFGSYVATVLATMVLGRETISNDSFGGFAPILLPMLIAGTGIIFSMIGTLFVKINDNEGSSTSNVQNALNLGNWGSIVITAIASYFLVTYLLPEKMVLRGHEFTKMGVFGAIIVGLVVGTLMSIITEFYTAMGKRPVSSIVRQSSTGHATNIIGGLSVGMESTLLPILVLAGGIYGSYLCAGLYGVAIAAAGMMATTAMQLAIDAFGPIADNAGGIAEMSELPKEVREKTDILDAVGNTTAATGKGFAIASAALTALALFAAFVGIAGIDGIDIYRADVLAGLFVGGMIPFIFSSLAITAVGQAAMAMVEEVRRQFREIPGILEGTAEPEYQKCVAISTDASIKKMMLPGAIAIVSPLLIGFIFGPEVLGGFLAGATVCGVLMGIFQNNAGGAWDNAKKSFEKGVDINGQTYYKGSEPHKASITGDTVGDPFKDTSGPSMNILIKLMSIVSLVIAPTLAILHKDKIEANRKAKIESLIGKTAIHSENQSIDGKDVAVGTLEVVGQINENGDFVYNTGTIQEVKLKSGKTISLGNQSQLYFLQEDVSKKDQTVLDPNNWYTIENMYFETGLSDLKTGSEAQLSNLAEIMNAYPDLKIKLGGYTDNVGNEESNLKLSNLRAQTAKLKLLELGIATDRIEAEGYGSQHPICPTNDTEECQAKNRRIDLRVTAL; this is encoded by the coding sequence ATGGACTTATTTGTTTTAGTACCCATTTTTGGTGTTATTGCCCTGATCTATACTTTTATTCAAAGTAATTGGGTAAGTAAGCAGAATGCTGGAAATGAAAAAATGAAAGTAATCAGCGGACATATCGCTGACGGTGCGATGGCTTTTCTAAAGGCCGAGTACAAGATCATGATGTATTTCGTAATTATTGTTGCCATTTTATTAGCCGTAATGGGAATGACCAATTCCAATTCACACTGGACTATTGGAATTGCCTTTGTAATCGGAGCTATATTGTCTGCTTTGGCAGGTTTTATTGGAATGAAAATCGCTACAAAAGCCAACGTAAGAACCGCAGAAGCCGCAAGAACTTCTTTATCTAAAGCATTGAAAGTATCTTTCACCGGAGGTTCCGTAATGGGAATGGGAGTTGCCGGATTAGCTGTTTTAGGTTTAGGAGCGCTTTATTTAATTATCAAACAGATTTTTGCTCCTGATGCTGCCGTAAATTCTCACGAAATGGAAAGAACCATAGAAATTCTTACAGGATTTTCTTTAGGTGCAGAATCTATTGCATTATTTGCCAGAGTAGGAGGTGGAATTTATACTAAAGCTGCCGATGTTGGAGCAGATTTAGTAGGAAAAGTAGAAGCGGGAATTCCCGAAGACGATCCCCGAAATCCGGCTACAATTGCTGATAATGTAGGTGATAACGTAGGTGATGTTGCAGGGATGGGAGCCGATTTATTTGGTTCGTATGTAGCAACCGTTTTAGCAACAATGGTTTTGGGAAGAGAGACGATTTCAAATGATTCTTTTGGAGGTTTTGCTCCGATTTTATTACCGATGCTTATTGCAGGAACAGGAATTATTTTTTCAATGATTGGTACTTTATTCGTTAAAATTAATGATAACGAAGGTTCATCAACATCCAATGTGCAAAATGCTTTAAACTTAGGGAACTGGGGAAGCATAGTCATCACCGCAATAGCTTCTTATTTTTTAGTAACTTATCTTTTACCTGAAAAAATGGTTTTAAGAGGTCATGAGTTTACTAAAATGGGAGTTTTTGGAGCCATCATAGTTGGCTTGGTTGTGGGAACTTTAATGAGCATCATCACAGAATTTTATACTGCGATGGGAAAAAGACCGGTTTCAAGTATTGTAAGACAGTCTTCTACTGGTCACGCAACCAATATTATTGGCGGGCTTTCCGTAGGAATGGAATCTACACTTTTACCAATTCTTGTTTTAGCAGGCGGAATTTACGGATCTTATTTATGCGCAGGATTATACGGTGTCGCAATTGCAGCAGCCGGAATGATGGCAACTACAGCAATGCAGTTGGCAATCGATGCTTTCGGACCTATTGCTGATAACGCAGGCGGAATCGCCGAAATGAGTGAATTACCAAAAGAAGTTCGTGAAAAAACAGATATTTTAGATGCAGTAGGAAATACAACCGCTGCAACCGGAAAAGGATTTGCAATTGCTTCTGCAGCATTAACGGCATTAGCTTTATTTGCTGCATTTGTGGGTATTGCAGGAATTGATGGTATCGATATTTACAGAGCTGATGTTTTAGCCGGATTATTTGTCGGTGGAATGATTCCGTTTATATTTTCATCTTTGGCTATTACCGCAGTTGGACAGGCTGCAATGGCGATGGTGGAAGAAGTGAGAAGACAGTTTAGAGAAATTCCCGGAATTCTTGAAGGAACAGCCGAACCGGAATATCAAAAATGTGTAGCGATTTCTACCGATGCTTCCATCAAAAAAATGATGCTTCCTGGTGCAATTGCAATTGTATCACCATTATTGATCGGCTTTATTTTCGGACCTGAAGTTTTGGGTGGTTTTCTTGCCGGAGCAACTGTTTGTGGTGTTTTAATGGGGATTTTTCAGAATAATGCAGGGGGAGCTTGGGATAATGCCAAAAAATCTTTTGAAAAAGGAGTTGATATCAACGGACAAACGTATTATAAAGGCTCAGAACCTCATAAAGCTTCTATAACAGGAGATACTGTGGGAGATCCATTTAAAGATACTTCAGGGCCATCGATGAATATTTTGATTAAACTAATGTCTATTGTTTCTTTGGTCATTGCACCTACTTTAGCAATCTTACATAAAGATAAAATTGAAGCCAACAGAAAAGCGAAAATTGAAAGCTTAATAGGAAAAACAGCAATTCACTCAGAGAACCAGTCAATCGATGGAAAAGACGTTGCTGTTGGAACTTTAGAAGTAGTTGGCCAAATTAATGAAAACGGAGACTTTGTCTACAATACAGGAACTATTCAGGAAGTAAAACTGAAAAGTGGTAAAACAATTTCTTTGGGTAATCAAAGCCAATTGTACTTTTTACAAGAAGATGTAAGTAAGAAAGATCAAACGGTTTTAGATCCGAATAACTGGTATACTATTGAGAACATGTATTTTGAAACTGGTTTAAGTGATTTAAAAACTGGTTCAGAAGCTCAACTTTCTAATTTAGCAGAAATTATGAATGCTTATCCCGATTTAAAAATCAAATTGGGCGGTTATACAGATAATGTAGGAAATGAAGAAAGTAATCTGAAACTTTCAAACCTTAGAGCTCAAACTGCAAAATTAAAATTATTGGAATTGGGAATTGCTACAGATAGAATAGAAGCAGAAGGATATGGTTCTCAACATCCCATTTGCCCTACAAACGACACCGAAGAATGTCAGGCAAAAAATCGTAGAATAGACCTAAGAGTTACAGCTCTTTAA